Proteins co-encoded in one Waddlia chondrophila WSU 86-1044 genomic window:
- a CDS encoding heavy metal translocating P-type ATPase translates to MKNHHKNTLKLNIQGMSCVSCASGIEKALSSVEGVKEARVNFANSTASVVLDEEVETARILEAVSRAGYQASLSGEGHHHHFSEPKAAFKRFVLSALFSFPLFLQMFMFHLPGWIQCLLATIVQFGLGSRFYRSSYYSLKVGSANMDVLIALGTTAAYSFSLVVLLTGADQHLYFESSAMIITLVLMGQWLEAVSKGRASEAIEKLLDLQPKTARVKRDGEWIEISVKEIVPEDIFQVRPGENVPVDGEVIEGSSSVNESMLTGESMPVEKKEHDLVYAATQNGNGTLKVCATKVGSETVLAGIVQLVEHAQNSRAPIQRLADQVSEVFVPAVLAISLATFAGWMFWSGAIHEAVIHAVAVLVIACPCALGLATPTVIMVASGEGAKKGILFRDAEALEVAQKMKRIAFDKTGTLTKGQPRVIDVISEDPKRLLEIANALEEASEHPLGEAVRAFAKEKGVKKCEVKRFEAIPGKGLQGEIEGVKYTLGSLSFAADSGVEVKCESNGNTIAVVWRGKQALGCLAFQDVLREHAAEAIEKISALGVAPVMITGDHQKTAEAIAKEAGIWEFYGDILPDQKALKINELKKQGHIVGMVGDGINDAPALAAADVGIAMGTGSDIAIEAAGVSLMREDLRLVPEMIHLSKETFKKIKQNLFFAFFYNCIGIPLAAMGLLNPMVAALAMSLSSLSVVSNALLLKKNL, encoded by the coding sequence ATGAAAAATCATCATAAAAATACTCTGAAATTGAATATTCAGGGGATGTCTTGTGTTTCTTGTGCAAGTGGAATAGAAAAAGCGCTAAGCTCTGTTGAAGGAGTTAAAGAAGCTAGAGTCAATTTTGCAAATTCGACAGCCTCTGTTGTCCTGGATGAGGAGGTGGAAACAGCTCGGATATTGGAAGCTGTAAGCCGAGCGGGATATCAAGCTTCTCTTTCCGGAGAAGGTCATCATCACCATTTTTCTGAGCCGAAGGCGGCGTTTAAACGATTCGTTCTTTCGGCCCTCTTTTCTTTTCCTCTTTTTTTGCAGATGTTCATGTTCCATCTTCCTGGTTGGATCCAATGTTTATTGGCCACAATCGTGCAATTTGGGTTAGGAAGCCGGTTTTACCGCAGTTCTTATTATTCTTTGAAAGTCGGCAGTGCAAATATGGATGTTCTGATCGCTTTGGGAACAACTGCAGCCTATAGTTTCAGTTTGGTTGTCCTATTAACTGGTGCAGATCAACATCTCTATTTTGAAAGCAGCGCTATGATCATCACTCTTGTGTTAATGGGGCAGTGGCTAGAAGCTGTGAGCAAAGGGCGCGCGTCGGAAGCTATTGAGAAGCTTCTGGATCTTCAGCCGAAGACTGCTCGGGTTAAAAGAGATGGGGAATGGATCGAAATATCGGTCAAAGAGATTGTGCCCGAAGATATTTTTCAAGTGCGTCCAGGGGAAAACGTTCCTGTTGACGGCGAGGTGATTGAGGGTAGTTCTTCCGTGAATGAGTCCATGCTGACCGGCGAAAGCATGCCTGTAGAAAAAAAAGAGCATGATCTTGTGTACGCTGCGACGCAAAACGGTAATGGAACGTTAAAAGTGTGTGCAACTAAAGTAGGTTCTGAGACAGTTTTGGCTGGCATTGTGCAGCTTGTTGAGCATGCCCAAAACTCGCGCGCTCCCATCCAGCGGCTGGCAGACCAGGTTTCCGAGGTGTTTGTCCCTGCCGTTCTGGCAATTAGCCTGGCGACATTTGCCGGATGGATGTTTTGGAGCGGTGCAATTCATGAAGCTGTTATTCATGCTGTGGCTGTCTTGGTGATTGCATGTCCTTGCGCTTTGGGGTTGGCGACGCCAACTGTCATTATGGTCGCCAGTGGAGAGGGAGCAAAAAAAGGGATTTTGTTTCGAGATGCAGAGGCGTTAGAAGTTGCACAGAAGATGAAGCGGATCGCTTTTGATAAAACGGGGACGTTAACGAAGGGACAGCCGCGGGTTATTGATGTGATCAGCGAAGATCCGAAGAGGCTTCTTGAAATTGCCAATGCATTGGAAGAAGCCTCTGAACACCCTTTAGGAGAAGCTGTAAGAGCTTTTGCAAAAGAGAAAGGAGTGAAAAAATGCGAAGTTAAGCGTTTCGAAGCGATTCCGGGAAAGGGGCTGCAAGGGGAGATCGAAGGGGTTAAGTATACCCTAGGATCACTATCTTTTGCCGCGGATTCAGGAGTCGAGGTTAAATGCGAAAGCAACGGCAATACGATTGCAGTCGTTTGGAGAGGGAAGCAAGCTTTGGGCTGCCTCGCTTTTCAAGATGTTTTAAGAGAGCATGCAGCAGAAGCGATCGAAAAAATTTCAGCATTGGGTGTCGCCCCCGTGATGATCACAGGAGATCACCAAAAGACTGCGGAAGCGATTGCGAAAGAAGCGGGCATTTGGGAATTTTACGGCGATATTCTTCCCGATCAGAAGGCTTTGAAAATCAACGAGTTGAAAAAACAGGGCCATATCGTCGGAATGGTGGGCGACGGCATCAATGACGCTCCGGCGCTTGCGGCAGCTGATGTCGGGATTGCAATGGGAACAGGAAGCGACATCGCGATTGAGGCTGCAGGAGTTAGCTTAATGAGGGAAGACTTGCGTTTAGTGCCTGAAATGATTCATTTGTCAAAGGAGACGTTTAAAAAAATTAAACAGAATTTGTTTTTTGCGTTTTTCTATAATTGCATAGGGATTCCGTTGGCAGCTATGGGGCTTCTGAATCCGATGGTGGCAGCTCTTGCGATGTCGTTGAGTTCGTTGTCTGTAGTGAGCAACGCTCTTCTTCTGAAGAAAAATTTATAA
- the topA gene encoding type I DNA topoisomerase: MSKSLIIVESPAKMKTLKKFLGDAYILESSVGHIRDLPEKEFGIDIENEFEPKYVTMPEKEKVINSLKKAAKNVDTVYLSPDPDREGEAIAWHIMNILPKGTVYKRISFNSITKDAVLKALQFPRDIDMALVDAQQARRLLDRIVGYKISPILNRRIQRGRDGGVSAGRVQSVALKLVVDREAEIEAFIPVEYWNLAAILKAARDSRSFKANLYSVDGQRVEKEAVEGKNFFLIPNKETADQVIERMQSGPFTVQTVVKKEKKRNPVPPFITSTLQQEASRHHGYSSAKTMNIAQSLYEGIDLGNEGAEGLITYMRTDSVRVAPEALDEVRKHIKEVYGKDFLPESAKMYTTKKAAQDAHEAIRPTNLAHTPEHVKSYLTREQYMLYKLIWQRFVASQMNPAIYDTVSADISAGSEIIIRATGSVIKFQGFLAVYEEMEDDVETAEDGKILPPLEEGMELTLLELTSDQAFTRPPPRFTEASLVKELEKSGIGRPSTYASIMNKIQGREYTIKENSRLKPTELGRVIAQMLETNFPEIMNIGFTAQMEDDLELIASNEKDWKKLIKDFWESFYPTLEEAEKNAFVPKILTDIDCPECGSKLQKVWFKSKYFYGCSSYPDCSYSAPAEEILFNKEDYAEGFNWEQKCPLCQSEMKVRHGRFGAFLGCTKYPECRGIINIPKKGEEIINPEDLPPCPATDCTGQIVARKSRFGKTFFSCSSFPDCDVIVNDLTQLQSKYVDHPRTPYVKKTKKGKRGRPTKADKEKGKKTQAKKKRNVAPSALSPELAEIVGSHEATRGDALKSVWAYIKSNKLQDPENKRVIKPDEKLGKVFGNMEPVDMFKIAGILSQHIGKKD, from the coding sequence ATGAGCAAATCTCTCATTATCGTAGAGTCTCCCGCAAAAATGAAAACACTGAAAAAGTTTTTGGGCGATGCCTACATACTGGAATCTTCGGTTGGGCATATCCGCGATCTCCCTGAGAAAGAGTTCGGTATTGACATTGAAAACGAATTTGAGCCGAAGTATGTCACCATGCCGGAAAAAGAAAAGGTGATCAACAGCTTGAAAAAAGCTGCCAAAAACGTCGACACCGTCTACCTCTCTCCCGACCCGGATAGGGAAGGAGAAGCGATAGCCTGGCACATCATGAACATCCTTCCTAAGGGAACCGTCTATAAACGCATCTCTTTTAACTCCATTACTAAGGACGCCGTATTAAAAGCTTTACAGTTTCCCCGCGATATTGATATGGCTTTGGTCGACGCTCAACAAGCACGCAGACTTTTGGATAGGATCGTCGGCTATAAAATTTCTCCCATCCTTAACCGGCGCATTCAAAGAGGAAGGGACGGAGGTGTATCGGCGGGACGCGTTCAGTCCGTTGCATTAAAATTGGTCGTTGACCGCGAGGCCGAGATTGAAGCGTTTATTCCTGTTGAATATTGGAATTTGGCAGCCATCTTAAAGGCTGCGAGGGATTCCCGCTCCTTTAAGGCCAATCTCTATTCTGTTGACGGCCAACGAGTGGAAAAAGAAGCCGTAGAAGGAAAAAACTTCTTTTTGATTCCAAACAAAGAAACCGCAGACCAGGTGATTGAACGGATGCAGTCAGGGCCGTTCACAGTCCAAACTGTCGTCAAAAAAGAGAAAAAACGCAATCCTGTTCCCCCCTTCATCACCTCTACTCTACAACAAGAAGCCAGCCGGCACCACGGATACTCTTCAGCCAAAACCATGAACATCGCTCAGTCGCTCTATGAAGGGATAGATCTCGGTAACGAAGGTGCAGAAGGTTTAATCACCTACATGCGTACCGACTCGGTCAGAGTTGCACCGGAAGCATTGGATGAGGTCAGAAAGCACATTAAAGAAGTCTACGGTAAAGATTTTCTGCCGGAATCGGCAAAAATGTACACGACAAAAAAAGCAGCCCAGGATGCGCACGAAGCCATTCGTCCAACAAACCTCGCACACACTCCGGAGCATGTCAAATCCTATTTGACCCGAGAACAATACATGCTTTACAAGTTGATCTGGCAAAGATTTGTCGCATCGCAAATGAATCCAGCCATCTATGATACCGTATCGGCAGATATTTCTGCCGGATCCGAAATTATCATTAGGGCAACAGGTTCCGTCATTAAATTCCAAGGATTTCTGGCAGTCTATGAAGAGATGGAAGATGATGTGGAAACAGCAGAAGACGGCAAAATTCTCCCTCCATTGGAGGAGGGCATGGAATTGACCTTATTGGAATTGACCTCAGACCAGGCATTTACCCGTCCACCTCCCAGATTTACTGAGGCGTCTTTAGTAAAAGAGCTGGAAAAATCAGGAATCGGCAGACCCTCCACCTACGCTTCCATTATGAATAAGATCCAGGGTAGAGAATATACAATCAAAGAGAACAGCAGACTCAAACCTACCGAATTGGGACGAGTGATTGCGCAGATGCTCGAGACAAATTTTCCTGAGATCATGAATATCGGCTTCACCGCGCAAATGGAAGACGATTTAGAATTGATCGCTTCCAATGAGAAAGATTGGAAAAAATTGATTAAAGATTTCTGGGAAAGTTTTTATCCAACGCTTGAGGAAGCGGAAAAAAACGCGTTTGTGCCAAAGATCCTTACCGATATTGACTGTCCGGAGTGCGGCTCCAAGCTCCAGAAAGTGTGGTTCAAATCGAAGTACTTTTACGGCTGTTCCAGCTATCCTGACTGCTCCTATTCAGCGCCTGCGGAAGAAATTCTTTTTAACAAGGAAGATTATGCCGAAGGCTTCAATTGGGAGCAGAAATGCCCGCTTTGCCAATCTGAAATGAAAGTACGGCATGGGCGATTCGGGGCATTTTTAGGCTGCACGAAATACCCTGAATGCCGTGGAATCATCAATATCCCCAAAAAAGGGGAAGAGATCATTAATCCGGAAGACCTTCCGCCCTGCCCTGCCACTGACTGTACAGGCCAGATTGTCGCAAGGAAATCGCGCTTTGGAAAAACATTTTTCTCCTGTTCAAGCTTTCCTGATTGCGACGTCATCGTCAACGATCTTACGCAACTTCAATCCAAGTATGTCGATCATCCAAGAACGCCTTACGTGAAAAAAACGAAAAAAGGAAAACGGGGCCGGCCAACCAAAGCGGATAAAGAAAAAGGGAAAAAGACGCAGGCTAAGAAAAAACGCAACGTCGCTCCAAGCGCTTTATCTCCAGAGCTTGCGGAAATTGTCGGCTCTCATGAGGCAACCCGCGGAGACGCTTTGAAAAGTGTTTGGGCTTATATCAAGTCCAACAAACTGCAAGATCCTGAAAATAAACGGGTAATCAAACCTGATGAGAAGTTGGGCAAAGTATTTGGAAACATGGAGCCTGTCGACATGTTTAAAATTGCCGGAATTCTCAGCCAGCATATTGGCAAGAAAGATTAG
- a CDS encoding YybH family protein, which produces MFAKYLSICAVLGALLFASSCDRKEESVAPKMQKEVEVIEGKSKMYIDAVNARDLDTIVDQWSERAVYKNPYTEELVNGRKGIRSEFKKIFSNNNQAKIHVDEKTIRFPIEEKAVEEGVATIIVPGKNPVKRKYKMIYVNENGNWQILHTNRLGFGLED; this is translated from the coding sequence ATGTTTGCTAAATATTTATCGATTTGTGCTGTTCTAGGTGCGCTTTTATTTGCTTCTTCTTGCGATCGCAAAGAAGAGTCAGTGGCTCCTAAAATGCAGAAAGAAGTGGAAGTGATTGAAGGGAAAAGCAAAATGTATATTGACGCCGTCAATGCACGGGATCTCGATACGATTGTAGATCAATGGTCGGAACGGGCTGTCTATAAAAATCCATATACAGAGGAGCTTGTAAACGGTCGGAAAGGGATTCGCTCCGAATTTAAGAAAATTTTTTCCAACAACAATCAAGCAAAGATTCATGTTGATGAGAAAACGATCCGATTTCCAATAGAAGAAAAAGCTGTAGAAGAAGGAGTTGCAACGATCATTGTTCCAGGAAAAAATCCGGTAAAAAGAAAATACAAAATGATCTATGTCAACGAAAACGGCAACTGGCAGATTTTGCACACCAACCGGTTAGGTTTTGGGCTCGAAGATTAG
- a CDS encoding efflux transporter outer membrane subunit yields MRIRYVIFILLAAAGCRVGPRHSVPEVEISENWQSDSLSTLSCGSLLEVGELFDDCLLNTYLEQLLHDNYDLKRASIKICEAFALRDISAAKLLPFIDGRIAYNSAKPAGGILQPGDFSSGSVGIPLNIKQQTFISDFDAFWEIDLFGRRQREVESATASIQMERASYHDLIVSLTAEFSRTYLKLRERQKCLELVRKERDVLKEIVEEYQKRLDQGLDSEFFLLDSEKDYEQLAAEVPMLEGEILSLIYHLSILLGKPPEALVKELSSAAELPQMISVIPVGFPSDLLRRRPDIRFAERQIAKATADVGVAVADLFPKFTLTGNYGFQNLHLGNTRGNGESWGYGGNLITPFFHGGSLKANVKRFQFIRMESLMAYEQAVLRALEESESTIASFLKSRESTQNREKGWMRADQLFAHGERLYEMGLSDTLRLLERKRRAIQAEREWATSYVETEIQLIALYKSLGSGWQNLSFL; encoded by the coding sequence ATGCGAATTAGGTACGTCATCTTTATCCTTCTTGCAGCTGCCGGATGCAGAGTGGGCCCACGCCACTCGGTTCCCGAGGTTGAAATTTCCGAAAACTGGCAGAGTGATTCTCTCTCCACTCTTTCCTGTGGCAGCCTACTAGAAGTGGGAGAGCTTTTTGATGACTGTCTTTTGAATACATATTTGGAACAGCTTCTCCATGACAATTACGATCTCAAACGTGCTTCTATAAAAATCTGCGAGGCATTTGCATTGCGCGACATTTCTGCTGCAAAGCTGTTGCCGTTTATCGATGGACGAATTGCTTACAACAGTGCAAAACCTGCCGGAGGCATTCTTCAGCCGGGAGATTTTTCGAGTGGATCGGTAGGCATTCCCTTAAATATTAAACAGCAGACATTTATTTCCGACTTCGATGCTTTTTGGGAAATTGATCTATTTGGCAGAAGACAAAGGGAAGTGGAATCGGCGACAGCATCTATCCAAATGGAAAGAGCGTCTTATCACGATCTGATCGTTTCTCTTACAGCAGAATTTTCCCGAACTTATCTTAAACTTCGCGAAAGGCAAAAGTGCTTAGAATTGGTGCGGAAGGAGAGGGATGTTCTGAAAGAGATCGTTGAAGAGTATCAGAAACGTTTGGATCAGGGGCTTGATTCAGAGTTTTTCTTATTGGATAGCGAAAAAGACTATGAACAATTGGCTGCCGAAGTTCCAATGTTGGAAGGGGAAATTCTTTCTCTTATTTATCATCTTTCCATTCTGTTAGGAAAACCTCCGGAAGCTTTGGTGAAAGAGCTTTCTTCTGCTGCGGAACTCCCGCAGATGATAAGCGTGATCCCTGTGGGCTTTCCTTCAGACCTTCTTAGAAGGAGGCCAGACATCCGTTTTGCTGAACGACAGATCGCTAAAGCGACTGCAGATGTCGGAGTGGCTGTTGCGGATCTTTTCCCTAAATTCACGTTAACAGGAAACTATGGTTTCCAAAATCTTCACTTGGGGAACACAAGGGGTAATGGGGAAAGTTGGGGATATGGAGGGAATTTGATCACTCCCTTTTTTCACGGGGGAAGTCTAAAAGCTAATGTGAAAAGGTTTCAGTTTATTCGTATGGAATCATTGATGGCTTATGAGCAGGCTGTTTTAAGGGCTTTGGAAGAATCGGAAAGTACGATTGCCAGCTTTCTAAAATCTCGAGAGAGCACGCAGAATAGAGAAAAAGGGTGGATGCGCGCTGATCAGTTGTTTGCTCATGGAGAAAGACTTTATGAAATGGGGTTGTCTGATACTTTGAGGTTGTTGGAAAGGAAACGAAGGGCGATCCAGGCAGAAAGGGAATGGGCGACTTCCTATGTTGAGACGGAAATTCAACTGATCGCTCTCTATAAATCCCTAGGATCCGGCTGGCAGAATTTATCTTTTCTTTAA
- a CDS encoding ABC transporter permease, whose translation MLRKLHALIIKELIAVWQDKRSRMALITPPIIQFFVFTFAATLDVHNISLGILNRDEGQYSREFIYRLSGSPEFTQIIYFDSDQELKEAVDAEKVLAAIQIDANFSRKILSDETGEILLIADGRKSNASQIAGGYISNIAQAYNAFLAKRKGMPLPLSELKPRNWYNANLNYTWFTITGLIGTLSMLTSLSVTALSISREKEMGTFEQLLVSPLDHRMILLGKAIPALMIGVVEGSVMLLAGFLFLDLPIRGSLLMFYPSMAIFVFAIVGIGLFISSLSQTQQQSALGVFLCVSPLVITSGFATPVENMTQGLQILAMLNPLKYFLIIVRGICLKDISAGTVFHNTWPMLLIALGTLGTASWFFKRKIG comes from the coding sequence CACGCTTTGATCATCAAGGAATTGATCGCGGTCTGGCAGGATAAAAGAAGCCGCATGGCTTTAATTACCCCGCCAATCATTCAGTTTTTTGTGTTTACTTTTGCTGCGACACTGGATGTCCATAATATTTCATTGGGAATTTTGAATCGCGATGAAGGCCAGTATTCCCGGGAGTTTATCTATCGGCTGTCAGGTTCTCCGGAATTTACGCAGATCATTTATTTTGACAGCGATCAGGAATTGAAAGAGGCTGTTGATGCAGAGAAGGTACTGGCAGCTATACAAATCGATGCGAATTTTTCGCGGAAAATTTTATCGGATGAAACGGGAGAAATTTTATTGATTGCTGACGGCAGGAAATCGAACGCTTCACAGATCGCAGGGGGCTATATTTCCAATATTGCCCAAGCATATAATGCTTTTCTTGCTAAAAGAAAAGGGATGCCTTTACCCTTGAGCGAACTTAAGCCCCGAAATTGGTATAACGCGAATCTTAATTACACATGGTTTACGATCACAGGGTTGATAGGGACTTTGTCCATGTTGACAAGTCTAAGCGTGACAGCTCTTTCCATTTCTCGAGAAAAGGAAATGGGAACGTTTGAACAGCTGCTGGTTTCTCCTCTGGATCATAGAATGATTCTTTTGGGAAAAGCGATACCAGCTCTTATGATCGGAGTGGTTGAAGGAAGTGTTATGCTGTTGGCGGGATTTCTTTTCCTAGATTTGCCTATTAGAGGAAGTCTGCTGATGTTCTATCCAAGCATGGCCATTTTTGTATTTGCCATTGTCGGAATCGGCCTTTTTATTTCTTCTCTGTCACAGACACAGCAACAAAGCGCTTTGGGCGTTTTCCTCTGCGTTTCGCCTTTGGTGATCACCTCAGGATTTGCAACACCTGTGGAAAATATGACTCAAGGGTTGCAAATCCTTGCGATGCTCAATCCTTTGAAGTATTTTCTGATTATTGTCAGAGGGATTTGTCTGAAAGATATTTCGGCGGGAACTGTCTTTCATAATACCTGGCCCATGCTGTTAATTGCCCTTGGAACCCTTGGTACAGCTTCATGGTTTTTCAAAAGGAAAATTGGTTAA
- a CDS encoding ParB/RepB/Spo0J family partition protein has protein sequence MSQEVVEVELSQIRENPYQPRKQFNREELEELAQSIQSVGVLQPPVVRKMENGGYELIAGERRFRAAEIAGLTTIHVLVSQKPGNVSAEAALIENIQRVDLNPLDIAQALRRLIVEFGLQQDELADKVGKKRSTVTNYLRLLSLPHKIQESLQFGEISMGHAKAILSVSGFEEQLYLHRMVVEDGLSVRETEEAAAKLNVKPVKKKMRTLNENTVYLSDLEEKLQQRLGTKVTIASSGKRGKILIDYYSLDDLERILEVISL, from the coding sequence GTGTCGCAAGAAGTTGTGGAAGTTGAGCTGAGTCAGATTCGCGAGAATCCCTATCAGCCGCGAAAACAGTTTAACAGGGAAGAGTTGGAGGAACTTGCACAGTCGATTCAATCTGTTGGCGTTTTGCAGCCGCCGGTAGTCAGGAAGATGGAAAATGGGGGGTATGAGCTGATTGCTGGAGAAAGACGCTTCCGTGCAGCGGAAATCGCAGGATTGACAACCATTCATGTATTAGTCAGTCAAAAGCCGGGCAATGTCTCTGCTGAGGCTGCTTTGATTGAAAATATCCAAAGAGTCGATCTCAACCCGTTGGATATTGCGCAGGCTCTCAGGCGGTTAATTGTTGAGTTTGGGCTGCAACAAGACGAGTTAGCGGATAAAGTGGGGAAGAAGCGTTCGACTGTCACAAATTATTTGCGACTGCTCTCTCTTCCTCATAAAATTCAAGAAAGCTTACAGTTCGGAGAGATCTCGATGGGACATGCTAAGGCAATCCTTTCGGTCAGCGGTTTCGAAGAGCAATTGTATCTGCATCGCATGGTTGTCGAGGATGGACTTTCTGTCAGGGAAACAGAAGAGGCTGCAGCCAAGCTGAATGTCAAGCCGGTCAAAAAGAAAATGAGAACGTTGAATGAGAATACTGTTTACTTGAGCGATCTCGAGGAAAAGCTTCAGCAGAGGCTGGGAACCAAGGTAACGATTGCTTCAAGTGGAAAAAGAGGAAAAATTCTCATTGATTATTATAGTCTGGATGACTTGGAAAGGATTTTGGAAGTGATCAGTTTATGA